Proteins co-encoded in one Streptomyces roseochromogenus subsp. oscitans DS 12.976 genomic window:
- a CDS encoding SpoIIE family protein phosphatase: MTTGVIPGGQPPEPQPTGELMPQQRREPAGRAALHVDNRPRSSVITARAAATFEPVGRSVATARSFVRDTLQGWGFADIVDDAVVLTSELVTNAVVHAGTHADVLCLRTEDGVRIEVADRYPEREVPLQNAPASMGSPDREGGRGLQLCAALAARWGVDYTPTHKNVWFQLNLPERPVGTRTAGPSLPADLLPLADGRIRVAVLQVDRKGTITSWNEDAQELFGYPAPEVVGRPLTELAAWPHTPGTSTGVAEALRLSRWEGSYGIRGADGRVAPVYASHLRVRDTGGEPSTVCLLVRDHERAVLQSPPRVPATDQPQSPDGQSTDPFEVFIGSPAPDDLDGLLQRTVERARDMLDGDSAFLLLATDDETELEVRASTGLPSARQRFARVPVEAGPGRYGSARMPAVHDDLTAVPGAVPLLSGTGMRSVVTVPLKVEGRLTGSLGVAAEAPGRYSNEEALRLQFAADRIALAVESARLGELERLRRGSLSFLVEASDLLAGTLDRDQTLALMAQMTVPTLATWCAVYTIADQASEPYLSYVLHEDEELIDGIKSLLSKVPAPDPVPTPGARVWTIPGEVAHQAALRTSMRSLGLAGGPTHRVAAGIGPTLATASAVGGETVVLPLVARNRVIGMLVLGKPTDEHFRQEILELAEDLSRRAALALDNARLYSERTAISQALQRSLLPPGTPHIDGVEVEVIYRAAGEGNEVGGDFYDLFPIGNGAYGFAIGDVCGTGPNAAAVTGLARHALRLLAREGLSGPAVLQRLNSAILDEGDRSRFLTLLYGEMRPQEDGSAELKVVCAGHPLPLRLRQDGTVTPAAEPQPLLGVIEDLELHEETVTLDPGDVLLCVTDGVTERREGSRMLGDDGLTDVLTTCTGLTAGAVAARIMRAVERFASDAPSDDMAILAMRVPGHHKEA; encoded by the coding sequence ATGACCACCGGAGTCATCCCCGGGGGACAGCCCCCGGAGCCACAGCCGACGGGCGAGCTGATGCCGCAGCAGCGGCGCGAGCCGGCCGGCCGAGCAGCCCTGCACGTCGACAACCGGCCGAGGAGTTCTGTGATCACCGCGCGTGCGGCCGCCACTTTCGAGCCCGTCGGGCGATCGGTCGCGACCGCCCGGTCCTTCGTCCGCGACACGCTCCAGGGGTGGGGCTTCGCCGATATCGTCGACGACGCCGTCGTCCTCACCAGCGAACTGGTGACCAACGCGGTCGTGCACGCGGGCACACACGCGGACGTGCTGTGCCTGCGCACCGAGGACGGCGTACGCATCGAGGTCGCCGACCGCTACCCGGAGCGCGAGGTCCCCCTCCAGAACGCCCCGGCCTCGATGGGCAGCCCCGACCGCGAGGGCGGCCGCGGCCTGCAGCTGTGTGCGGCCCTGGCCGCCCGCTGGGGCGTCGACTACACGCCCACCCACAAGAACGTCTGGTTCCAGCTCAACCTCCCCGAACGCCCGGTCGGCACCCGCACCGCCGGCCCCTCCCTCCCCGCCGACCTGCTCCCGCTGGCCGACGGCCGGATCCGCGTCGCGGTCCTCCAGGTCGACCGGAAGGGCACCATCACCTCCTGGAACGAGGACGCCCAGGAACTCTTCGGCTACCCCGCCCCCGAGGTCGTAGGCCGGCCCCTCACCGAACTGGCGGCCTGGCCGCACACCCCGGGCACCAGCACCGGCGTGGCCGAGGCCCTCCGGCTCTCCCGCTGGGAGGGCAGCTACGGCATCCGCGGCGCCGACGGCCGGGTGGCCCCGGTCTACGCCTCCCACCTCAGGGTCCGCGACACCGGCGGCGAGCCCTCCACCGTCTGCCTCCTGGTCCGCGACCACGAGCGCGCCGTACTCCAGTCCCCGCCGCGCGTGCCGGCCACCGACCAGCCCCAGTCCCCCGACGGGCAGAGCACCGACCCCTTCGAGGTCTTCATCGGCTCCCCCGCCCCGGACGACCTCGACGGACTGCTGCAGCGCACGGTGGAGCGCGCCCGCGACATGCTCGACGGCGACTCCGCGTTCCTGCTGCTGGCCACCGACGACGAGACCGAACTGGAGGTCCGCGCCTCCACCGGCCTGCCCTCGGCCCGCCAGCGCTTCGCCCGCGTCCCCGTCGAGGCCGGCCCCGGCCGCTACGGCTCCGCGCGCATGCCCGCCGTGCACGACGACCTCACCGCCGTACCCGGAGCCGTTCCCCTGCTGTCCGGCACCGGCATGCGCTCGGTCGTCACGGTCCCGCTGAAGGTCGAGGGCCGCCTCACCGGCTCCCTCGGCGTCGCGGCCGAGGCACCCGGCCGGTACTCCAACGAGGAGGCGCTGCGCCTGCAGTTCGCCGCCGACCGCATCGCCCTGGCCGTCGAGTCGGCCCGCCTGGGCGAACTGGAGCGGCTGCGCCGAGGCTCCCTGAGCTTCCTGGTCGAGGCCTCCGACCTGCTGGCCGGCACCCTGGACCGCGACCAGACCCTGGCCCTGATGGCCCAGATGACGGTCCCCACCCTGGCGACCTGGTGCGCCGTCTACACGATCGCCGACCAGGCCTCCGAGCCCTATCTGTCGTACGTCCTGCACGAGGACGAGGAACTCATCGACGGCATCAAGTCGTTGCTGTCGAAGGTCCCGGCGCCGGATCCGGTCCCGACCCCCGGCGCCCGCGTATGGACCATCCCCGGCGAGGTGGCGCACCAGGCGGCCCTGCGCACCTCCATGCGCAGCCTCGGCCTGGCCGGCGGCCCCACGCACCGAGTCGCCGCGGGCATCGGCCCGACCCTTGCCACCGCCTCCGCGGTCGGCGGCGAGACGGTCGTCCTGCCGCTCGTCGCCCGCAACCGCGTCATCGGCATGCTCGTCCTCGGCAAGCCCACCGACGAACACTTCCGCCAGGAAATCCTGGAACTGGCCGAGGACTTGTCCCGCCGGGCCGCCCTCGCCCTGGACAACGCCCGCCTCTACTCGGAGCGCACGGCCATCAGCCAGGCCCTCCAGCGCAGCCTGCTCCCGCCCGGCACCCCGCACATCGACGGCGTCGAGGTCGAGGTCATCTACCGCGCGGCCGGCGAGGGCAACGAAGTCGGCGGTGACTTCTACGACCTCTTCCCCATCGGCAACGGCGCCTACGGCTTCGCCATCGGCGACGTCTGCGGTACGGGCCCGAACGCGGCCGCGGTCACCGGCCTCGCCCGGCACGCCCTGCGCCTGCTGGCCCGCGAGGGCCTGTCCGGACCGGCGGTCCTGCAGCGTCTGAATTCCGCCATTCTCGACGAGGGCGACCGCAGCCGCTTCCTGACCCTCCTCTACGGCGAGATGCGCCCGCAGGAGGACGGCAGCGCCGAGCTGAAGGTGGTCTGCGCCGGCCACCCGCTCCCGCTGCGCCTGCGCCAGGACGGCACGGTGACACCCGCAGCCGAACCGCAGCCGCTGCTGGGCGTGATCGAGGACCTGGAACTGCACGAGGAGACCGTCACCCTCGATCCCGGTGACGTGCTGCTGTGCGTCACGGACGGCGTCACCGAACGCCGCGAGGGCTCCCGTATGTTGGGCGACGACGGCCTCACCGACGTCCTCACCACCTGCACGGGCCTGACCGCGGGCGCGGTCGCCGCACGCATCATGCGCGCCGTGGAACGCTTCGCCTCGGACGCCCCGTCGGACGACATGGCGATCCTGGCGATGCGCGTCCCGGGCCACCACAAGGAGGCGTGA
- a CDS encoding DegT/DnrJ/EryC1/StrS family aminotransferase, which yields MLRAAGVGVGDEVVVPAFGNVEVAEAVTLAGALPVFADIDPVTYCLDPGAVEAAVTPRTAAVVVVHRFGRWADLKRLRALGQRHEVLVLEQGESEAPYDEIAQRRERAAYLDAKLKGVRTPDGGDGHTYQQYVVRVPGNGRPDRDAFAMALRAKGVECRVPVKTPVHRLPELRRCVSLPETELAADETLTLPVDASLTKREMQRVVAACNALGGLLQPAY from the coding sequence ATGCTCAGGGCCGCCGGTGTCGGAGTCGGTGACGAGGTCGTCGTACCGGCCTTCGGAAACGTCGAAGTCGCCGAGGCCGTGACCCTGGCCGGTGCGCTCCCGGTCTTCGCCGACATAGACCCGGTGACCTACTGCCTCGACCCCGGCGCCGTCGAGGCAGCGGTAACTCCGCGTACGGCAGCGGTCGTTGTCGTACACCGCTTCGGACGGTGGGCCGACCTCAAGCGGTTGCGCGCGCTGGGGCAGCGGCACGAGGTGCTGGTGCTGGAGCAGGGCGAGTCCGAGGCGCCGTACGACGAGATAGCGCAGCGCCGGGAGCGGGCCGCGTACCTCGATGCCAAGCTCAAGGGCGTGCGCACGCCGGATGGCGGGGACGGGCACACCTATCAGCAGTACGTTGTGCGGGTGCCGGGGAACGGCCGGCCGGACCGGGACGCCTTCGCGATGGCCTTGCGGGCCAAGGGAGTTGAGTGCCGGGTGCCGGTCAAGACGCCCGTGCACCGGCTGCCGGAGTTGCGTCGGTGTGTGTCCCTGCCCGAGACCGAGCTGGCCGCCGACGAGACGCTGACGCTCCCCGTGGACGCCTCGCTGACCAAGCGGGAGATGCAGCGCGTCGTCGCCGCGTGCAATGCGCTCGGGGGACTGCTGCAGCCCGCCTATTGA